The Nitrospira sp. genome contains a region encoding:
- a CDS encoding D-sedoheptulose 7-phosphate isomerase, giving the protein MKEFALKAFDESAEIKRRFARDHADKIVQVAQLIGQALRAGRKVLLFGNGGSATDAAHIAAEFVGRYKRERAPFPAIALATDIAAITCIANDYGFDELFARQVRAHGQQGDVAIAISTSGNSSNVLKGVEAAKALGLTTIAWTGGSGGKLAGMVEYAFVVPSTATARIQESHITLGHVLCELIEDHILANPA; this is encoded by the coding sequence ATGAAAGAGTTTGCCCTCAAGGCGTTTGACGAGAGCGCCGAGATCAAGCGGCGATTTGCCCGCGACCATGCCGACAAGATCGTGCAGGTGGCACAACTCATCGGCCAGGCCTTGCGTGCCGGCCGCAAAGTCCTGCTGTTCGGCAACGGCGGCAGCGCGACCGATGCCGCGCATATCGCCGCGGAGTTCGTCGGCCGGTATAAGCGCGAACGTGCGCCGTTCCCAGCCATCGCCCTGGCCACGGATATTGCGGCCATTACCTGCATTGCCAACGACTACGGGTTCGACGAGCTGTTCGCCCGTCAGGTGCGTGCCCATGGCCAGCAGGGGGACGTCGCCATCGCGATCAGCACCAGCGGCAATTCTTCCAATGTGCTCAAAGGCGTGGAAGCCGCGAAGGCGCTGGGATTAACGACCATCGCCTGGACCGGCGGCTCCGGCGGCAAACTAGCCGGGATGGTCGAATACGCCTTCGTTGTTCCCTCGACTGCGACCGCCCGCATTCAGGAAAGCCACATCACGCTGGGCCATGTGCTCTGCGAACTTATTGAGGATCACATTCTTGCCAATCCGGCGTAA
- a CDS encoding SPFH/Band 7/PHB domain protein — MPGGLWVVIFLAGLVVLVISKTARVVPQQSAYVVERLGRYSRTLGAGFHILWPFLDSVQYKHSLKETAIDIPEQICITRDNVQVGVDGILYSKVLDPQRASYGISDYRFAITQLAQTALRSEIGKIELDRTFEERTNINSQVVNELDKATEPWGVKVLRYEIKNITPPKDVLAAMEKQMRAEREKRAVVLTSEGERDAAINQAEGEKQQVIKASEAKKQQQINEAEGAAAAITAIAGATADGLRKVAEATQIPGGYEAVQLRVAEQYITKFGELAKASNTLVLPANVSDVGSMLTLAMNMITKRSSPASPTK; from the coding sequence ATGCCAGGCGGACTCTGGGTCGTCATATTTCTTGCGGGACTCGTCGTGCTCGTCATCTCCAAGACGGCGCGGGTGGTGCCGCAACAAAGCGCCTACGTCGTCGAGCGCCTGGGCCGCTATTCACGCACACTCGGCGCGGGATTCCACATCCTCTGGCCGTTTCTCGACAGCGTGCAATACAAACATTCCCTCAAGGAAACCGCGATTGATATTCCCGAACAGATCTGCATTACGCGCGACAACGTGCAAGTCGGCGTCGACGGGATTCTCTATTCGAAAGTGCTGGACCCCCAACGCGCCTCGTACGGGATCAGCGACTACCGGTTCGCCATCACGCAACTGGCTCAGACCGCGCTCCGCAGCGAGATCGGCAAAATCGAGCTCGATCGCACGTTCGAGGAGCGGACCAACATCAACAGCCAGGTCGTCAATGAACTGGACAAGGCGACCGAACCCTGGGGCGTGAAGGTCCTGCGGTACGAGATCAAGAACATCACGCCACCAAAAGACGTGCTGGCGGCCATGGAAAAGCAGATGCGCGCCGAGCGGGAGAAACGCGCGGTGGTTCTGACCTCCGAAGGTGAGCGCGATGCCGCCATCAATCAGGCGGAAGGCGAAAAGCAGCAAGTCATCAAGGCCTCCGAGGCCAAGAAGCAGCAGCAGATCAACGAGGCCGAAGGGGCGGCGGCCGCCATCACGGCGATTGCCGGCGCCACGGCCGACGGACTGCGAAAAGTTGCCGAGGCCACGCAAATCCCCGGCGGGTACGAGGCCGTCCAATTGCGTGTCGCCGAACAGTACATCACGAAGTTCGGAGAACTGGCGAAGGCCAGCAATACCCTCGTGCTTCCGGCGAATGTGTCGGACGTCGGTTCGATGCTGACGCTGGCGATGAATATGATCACGAAACGGTCTTCCCCAGCCTCGCCGACAAAGTAA
- a CDS encoding NfeD family protein translates to MTWWLWAFLGLFLLGTEVVTPGGFYMLFFGIGALVVGALVGLDIIQSEWMSWLLFSLFSVGSLVLLRQPLRRLMKTDRADVSPVDTMGGETAVVLDDIPPDGRGKAECRGSTWNAHNAGNRPLTKGQRTRVERVEGITLWITPES, encoded by the coding sequence ATGACCTGGTGGCTGTGGGCCTTTCTGGGACTCTTTCTGCTCGGCACCGAAGTCGTCACGCCCGGCGGATTCTACATGTTGTTCTTCGGCATCGGGGCACTCGTCGTCGGAGCGCTCGTAGGCTTGGACATCATCCAGAGTGAATGGATGTCCTGGCTGCTGTTCTCCCTGTTCTCGGTCGGCTCGCTGGTGCTCCTCCGCCAACCTCTCCGCCGGCTCATGAAAACCGATCGAGCTGACGTGTCGCCGGTCGATACGATGGGCGGCGAAACCGCCGTCGTGCTCGACGATATTCCGCCTGATGGCCGTGGCAAGGCAGAGTGCCGCGGCAGCACCTGGAATGCCCACAACGCCGGCAACAGGCCGCTCACCAAAGGTCAACGCACCCGCGTCGAGCGGGTCGAGGGCATCACCCTGTGGATCACACCTGAATCATGA
- a CDS encoding TIGR02710 family CRISPR-associated protein, whose product MPPDTPVKALILAFTDAPAFAAYVINRLQPELLCFFVPDAAKAQVESAVQPLVQQMPKRWDWVVTPDPADVIACHQALSRTIHDLFRTWAVQVGEVVVDLTGATPAMAAALATASQPWTSRVINLVDANGREEGDPIVIEGLAKQWLQGNPWDEAAVVVRREASDAFNQGSFRATATLFHTLEARVSGGQKPLYRALGELALGYGLWEQFHYRQAWEKLKTSLKALDMASLWGGPPGLKALLPLIKANSGFLEKLVLDPADVKDGVVLDLLAHAHRRAHVDHDHERAMVALVRALEACAQRQLFKQYKIKSWDVQPEQLPEALRETCRTCYLDDVDGKYKLPLQSQWRALAGLGDPMGQAFLRDWPRMKPLLDAANHAVLGHGFEAIKGERVQQLSDVVMKLTGVSESSLPKFPTLSL is encoded by the coding sequence ATGCCGCCGGATACTCCTGTCAAAGCCTTGATCCTCGCCTTCACCGACGCGCCGGCGTTCGCGGCCTATGTCATCAATCGACTGCAGCCGGAATTGTTGTGCTTTTTCGTGCCGGACGCGGCGAAGGCGCAGGTCGAATCGGCCGTGCAACCATTGGTACAGCAGATGCCGAAGCGTTGGGATTGGGTCGTCACGCCCGATCCAGCCGATGTCATCGCCTGCCACCAGGCCTTGTCGCGGACCATTCACGATCTCTTTCGCACCTGGGCGGTACAGGTCGGAGAAGTGGTGGTCGATTTGACCGGCGCGACGCCGGCCATGGCCGCCGCGCTGGCGACGGCGAGCCAACCCTGGACCTCGCGCGTCATCAATCTGGTGGATGCGAACGGGCGAGAAGAGGGGGATCCGATTGTCATCGAGGGGCTCGCTAAGCAGTGGCTGCAGGGCAATCCCTGGGATGAAGCGGCAGTGGTGGTCCGTCGCGAAGCCAGCGACGCGTTCAACCAGGGTTCATTCAGGGCGACTGCGACACTGTTTCACACATTGGAAGCGCGAGTGAGCGGGGGACAGAAGCCCCTGTATCGGGCCTTGGGGGAATTGGCGCTGGGCTATGGGCTCTGGGAGCAGTTCCACTATCGCCAGGCCTGGGAGAAGCTAAAGACCTCGCTGAAGGCGCTGGATATGGCCTCGCTGTGGGGAGGGCCTCCAGGGCTCAAGGCGCTGCTGCCCCTGATCAAGGCTAACAGCGGATTTTTAGAGAAGCTGGTGCTCGATCCTGCCGATGTGAAAGACGGCGTCGTGCTCGATCTCTTGGCCCATGCCCATCGCCGTGCGCATGTGGATCATGATCACGAGCGTGCCATGGTGGCGCTGGTCCGCGCCTTGGAAGCCTGCGCGCAACGGCAGCTGTTCAAACAGTACAAAATCAAAAGCTGGGATGTGCAGCCAGAGCAACTACCGGAAGCCCTCCGTGAGACCTGCCGCACCTGTTATCTCGATGATGTGGACGGTAAGTACAAGTTGCCGCTCCAGAGCCAGTGGCGCGCGTTGGCCGGACTGGGCGATCCGATGGGGCAGGCTTTTCTCCGCGACTGGCCGCGAATGAAACCGCTGCTCGACGCGGCGAACCATGCGGTGTTGGGGCACGGGTTTGAGGCGATCAAAGGCGAGCGGGTGCAGCAACTCTCCGATGTGGTGATGAAGCTGACAGGCGTGAGCGAGTCGTCGTTGCCGAAATTCCCCACGCTGAGTCTGTAA
- a CDS encoding YbgC/FadM family acyl-CoA thioesterase, with the protein MEIRIYYEDTDCGGVVYYANYLKYFERARTHYLEERGLSVAGLRDQGTQFVVVHAELDYRSPGRYGETLVIETTLAEASQASFTFAHVVRERTSGRLVVEGSAKLVTVDEQLKVKRLDKPTLAALQGPPQTRS; encoded by the coding sequence ATGGAAATTAGAATCTACTATGAGGACACCGACTGCGGCGGCGTGGTGTACTACGCGAACTACCTGAAGTATTTCGAGCGGGCGAGGACGCACTATTTGGAGGAGCGGGGGTTGTCAGTGGCAGGCCTGCGTGATCAGGGGACGCAGTTCGTGGTGGTGCATGCGGAGCTCGACTATCGATCGCCGGGGCGATATGGTGAAACCCTGGTCATCGAGACGACGCTGGCAGAGGCCAGTCAGGCCTCCTTCACCTTTGCGCACGTGGTGCGGGAGCGGACAAGTGGGCGTCTCGTAGTCGAAGGATCGGCCAAGCTGGTGACGGTGGACGAGCAGTTGAAGGTGAAGCGTCTCGACAAACCCACCCTCGCTGCGCTACAAGGACCTCCACAGACGAGGAGCTGA
- a CDS encoding acetylglucosamine-6-sulfatase, translating to MVKQPSVSALCCLTLWLGFILLPVGATLSAADRIKATVPAPQREAWWTERHDRTVSRVRQGQIDLLFIGDSITQGWEEDGRPIWDRYYAGRRAVNLGYNSDQTENVLWRLQHGELEGIAPKLAVVMIGTNNSAMREDPPEYTAVGIQAILTTLRTHLSGTKILLLAIFPRGLTHDDPLRRVNEAVNERLSALADQRQVFYLNLNQRFLDRDGRLSAEIMSDALHPSALGYRIWAEGMEDTIRTLLSE from the coding sequence ATGGTGAAACAACCGTCTGTATCCGCACTCTGCTGCCTTACCTTGTGGCTTGGGTTCATTCTGTTACCTGTCGGTGCCACCCTCTCCGCCGCCGATCGCATCAAAGCGACTGTTCCTGCCCCTCAGCGGGAAGCCTGGTGGACAGAACGGCATGACCGGACCGTCTCCCGCGTTCGCCAAGGTCAGATCGATCTGCTATTTATCGGCGATTCGATTACGCAGGGATGGGAGGAAGATGGGCGTCCGATATGGGACCGGTACTATGCCGGCCGGCGGGCGGTGAACCTCGGCTACAACAGCGATCAGACGGAGAATGTGTTGTGGCGGCTCCAACACGGAGAGTTGGAAGGAATCGCGCCCAAACTGGCCGTGGTCATGATCGGGACAAACAACAGTGCGATGCGGGAAGATCCTCCTGAGTATACCGCTGTCGGCATTCAGGCGATTCTCACCACGTTGCGCACGCACCTGTCGGGAACCAAGATTTTGCTTCTAGCGATTTTCCCGCGAGGCCTCACACACGATGACCCGCTTCGCCGCGTGAACGAGGCTGTGAATGAACGGCTGTCGGCCCTCGCGGATCAACGCCAGGTCTTTTATCTGAACCTGAACCAGCGCTTTCTCGATCGCGACGGGCGCCTGTCTGCGGAGATCATGTCGGATGCGCTGCACCCCAGCGCACTGGGCTATCGAATATGGGCCGAGGGGATGGAAGACACGATCAGAACATTATTGAGCGAGTGA